In Oncorhynchus nerka isolate Pitt River linkage group LG26, Oner_Uvic_2.0, whole genome shotgun sequence, one DNA window encodes the following:
- the LOC115110135 gene encoding interferon beta-like, with translation MTLQTITWMSAFLCVAQVCSMPMPCQLQGQLVRITHNLLRDMGGNFPLECLQENVFVPFPATAFATSGAPQLSSSGAMAIYETLKNIDTLFGADDLPTKWDQRKLENFQNIVYRQIEESKCMMGSVDTSDYLIRTEGLKTYFGNIAAVLKEKNFSYCAWEVVRKELLYSLQFILEHNSDSLLWANRT, from the exons ATGACACTTCAAACTATCACTTGGATGAGCGCCTTCCTCTGCGTCGCACAAGTTTGCTCCATGCCCATGCCTTGCCAGCTACAAGGACAGCTGGTGCGAATAACCCACAACCTACTGAGAGACAtg GGGGGTAATTTTCCTCTGGAGTGCCTGCAGGAGAATGTCTTCGTGCCATTCCCAGCCACCGCATTTGCAACCTCCGGTGCGCCACAG TTGAGCAGCAGTGGTGCTATGGCTATTTATGAGACATTAAAGAACATCGACACATTGTTTGGAGCTGACGACCTGCCTACTAAGTGGGACCAACGGAAGTTAGAGAATTTTCAGAATATTGTATACCGCCAGATTGAAGAGAGCAAATGT ATGATGGGCAGTGTGGATACAAGTGATTATCTCATCAGGACAGAAGGACTGAAGACGTACTTTGGGAACATTGCAGCAGTCCTAAAAGAAAAG AATTTCAGTTACTGCGCCTGGGAAGTGGTTCGAAAAGAGCTCCTGTACAGCCTACAGTTCATTCTGGAACACAACTCGGATAGCCTTCTGTGGGCCAACAGAACATGA
- the LOC115110134 gene encoding interferon beta-like — MVLQTVTWMSAFLCVAQVCSMPMPCQLQGQLVRITHNLLRDMGGNFPLECLQENVFVPFPATTFATSGAPQLSSSAAMAIYETLKNIDTLFGADDLPTKWDQQKLENFLNIVYRQIEESKCMMGSVDTSDYLIRTEGLKTYFGNIAAVLKEKNFSYCAWEVVRKELLYSLQFILEHNSDSLLWANRT, encoded by the exons ATGGTACTTCAGACTGTCACTTGGATGAGCGCCTTCCTCTGCGTCGCACAAGTTTGCTCTATGCCCATGCCTTGCCAGCTACAAGGACAGCTGGTGCGAATAACCCACAACCTACTGAGAGACATG GGGGGTAATTTTCCTCTGGAGTGCCTGCAGGAGAATGTCTTCGTGCCATTCCCAGCCACCACATTTGCAACCTCCGGTGCGCCACAG TTGAGCAGCAGTGCTGCTATGGCTATTTATGAGACATTGAAGAACATCGACACATTGTTTGGAGCTGACGACCTGCCTACTAAGTGGGACCAACAGAAGTTGGAGAATTTTCTGAATATTGTATACCGCCAGATTGAAGAGAGCAAATGT ATGATGGGCAGTGTGGATACCAGTGATTATCTCATCAGGACAGAAGGACTGAAGACGTACTTTGGGAACATTGCAGCAGTCCTAAAAGAAAAG AATTTCAGTTACTGCGCCTGGGAAGTGGTTCGAAAAGAGCTCCTGTACAGCCTACAGTTCATTCTGGAACACAACTCTGATAGCCTGCTGTGGGCCAACAGAACATGA
- the LOC115110137 gene encoding interferon a3-like, translating to MAVLKWLSICLTLFCQGTAAAKPCRWTQFRLGKLNDVSINLLSDMGGLFPLMCAEENVEQMFPEDLYKNTEGEDVSVVALEAMRYVEQLYNNSLTSVTWNKIQLNMFQNVIYRQVQQLELCVVGGVWESSGDGGSVTLKTYFNKLNTVLKEKEHSACAWEIVRKEIRENLVQFKKFIDSRVKP from the exons ATGGCTGTATTGAAATGGTTGAGCATTTGCCTGACTCTGTTCTGCCAAGGCACAGCAGCAGCAAAACCTTGCAGGTGGACGCAGTTTAGGTTGGGGAAGCTGAACGATGTGAGCATAAACCTGCTCTCAGATATG GGTGGACTCTTTCCACTTATGTGTGCAGAAGAAAACGTAGAACAAATGTTTCCAGAGGATCTTTACAAGAACACAGAG GGTGAGGACGTCTCTGTGGTTGCATTGGAGGCTATGCGATATGTGGAACAATTATATAACAACAGTCTGACGTCTGTCACGTGGAACAAAATACAACTTAACATGTTCCAAAACGTCATATATCGTCAAGTTCAACAGTTAGAGTTATGT GTCGTAGGCGGTGTTTGGGAATCCTCTGGAGATGGAGGGTCGGTTACTCTGAAAACATATTTCAACAAGCTGAACACCGTCTTGAAAGAGAAG GAACACAGCGCATGCGCATGGGAGATTGTGCGAAAGGAGATCCGCGAAAACTtggtgcagttcaagaaattcATTGACAGCAGAGTCAAGCCGTGA
- the LOC115110140 gene encoding interferon a3-like — MYTKESWTCIFIIICSMQSVCHCCDWIRHHYGLLSAEYLSLLDQMGGDITEQEAPVFFPELLYRRIDDAKFEDQVIFRNETIYQITKLFDGNMKAVTWDKKKLDDFLNILERQFENLKSCVSPAEKPERRLKRYFKKLNRKVLRKMNYSAQAWELIRKETKHHLQRLDIFKAKMH; from the exons ATGTATACAAAAGAGAGCTGGACgtgtatttttattattatttgcaGTATGCAGAGCGTGTGTCATTGTTGTGACTGGATCCGACACCACTACGGCCTCTTGAGCGCAGAATACCTTTCCCTGCTGGACCAGATG GGAGGAGACATCACAGAGCAGGAGGCCCCTGTCTTTTTCCCCGAATTACTATACCGACGCATAGATGACGCCAAG TTTGAGGACCAAGTCATATTCCGGAACGAGACCATCTATCAAATCACAAAACTGTTTGATGGGAATATGAAGGCTGTCACCTGGGACAAGAAAAAGCTGGACGATTTCCTCAACATTCTCGAACGCCAGTTTGAGAACCTTAAATCCTGT GTATCACCTGCCGAGAAACCTGAGAGGAGACTGAAACGCTACTTCAAGAAGTTGAATAGGAAGGTTCTGAGAAAAATG AACTACAGTGCGCAGGCGTGGGAGCTCATCAGGAAAGAGACGAAACATCATTTGCAAAGATTGGATATTTTTAAGGCAAAGATGCACTGA